A part of Chloroflexota bacterium genomic DNA contains:
- a CDS encoding glycoside hydrolase family 1 protein, producing MPEGTYYFPEGFLWGAATAAAQVEGRNPNNTWSAWEQEEGRIMEGQRSGLECDWWGGRWREDFDRAQTTFQNAHRLSIAWSRIQPAPDRWDETALDYYREMLTGLKNRGMVPMVTLHHFSEPLWVAEMGGWENPDIIDHFIKFTEKAVEALSPYCNLWVTINEPEVFALSAYLVGLFPPGKKDIKAAYQVLKHMVIAHARAYRVIHEIQPDAQVGSSYHYRQFKPATWFPADRWLAKLFNQFFNNLFPQTLVDGNFNAVIKKESIPEAVGTQDFIGLNYYANDLVRLSLKAKDQMFVERSFPKDALLSETGFIAHQPEGMEACVRWGMQFGKPIYITENGVDDSADELRPRYLVEHLHSLWRVINDNAPVRGYFHWTLVDNFEWERGWTQHFGLWGLDEATQKRIRRPSVDLFAEICRLNGISSEIVEKYAPDAMPQVFPPA from the coding sequence ATGCCTGAAGGCACTTATTATTTTCCAGAAGGTTTCCTCTGGGGAGCAGCAACCGCTGCTGCGCAGGTGGAGGGCCGCAATCCCAATAACACCTGGTCGGCCTGGGAGCAGGAAGAAGGTCGAATTATGGAAGGTCAGCGGTCCGGCCTGGAATGTGACTGGTGGGGAGGCCGCTGGCGGGAGGATTTTGACCGGGCGCAAACCACTTTTCAGAATGCTCATCGCCTATCCATTGCCTGGAGCCGCATTCAACCCGCACCAGATCGCTGGGATGAGACGGCTCTGGATTATTACCGGGAGATGCTGACTGGGCTGAAAAACCGGGGGATGGTTCCGATGGTCACCCTGCACCACTTCAGCGAGCCGCTCTGGGTGGCCGAAATGGGGGGTTGGGAGAATCCTGACATCATCGACCACTTTATTAAATTCACGGAAAAGGCAGTGGAAGCCCTTTCGCCCTATTGCAACCTCTGGGTGACGATTAACGAGCCCGAAGTGTTTGCCCTTAGCGCCTATCTTGTGGGTTTGTTCCCACCAGGCAAGAAGGATATCAAAGCGGCTTATCAGGTGCTGAAGCATATGGTCATAGCGCATGCCCGCGCCTACCGCGTGATCCACGAGATCCAACCGGATGCACAGGTTGGCTCATCCTATCATTACCGCCAATTCAAACCGGCGACCTGGTTCCCCGCCGATCGCTGGCTGGCAAAACTATTCAACCAGTTCTTTAATAATCTCTTCCCGCAAACACTGGTGGATGGCAACTTCAACGCGGTGATCAAGAAGGAAAGCATCCCAGAGGCCGTTGGCACCCAGGATTTTATCGGATTGAATTACTACGCCAATGACCTGGTCCGGTTAAGCCTGAAAGCAAAGGATCAGATGTTTGTTGAACGCAGTTTTCCGAAAGACGCCTTGTTGAGCGAGACCGGTTTCATCGCTCACCAGCCGGAGGGCATGGAGGCTTGTGTCCGGTGGGGGATGCAGTTTGGCAAGCCAATCTACATTACTGAAAATGGGGTGGATGATTCCGCCGATGAACTACGTCCACGTTACCTTGTCGAACATTTACACTCGCTCTGGCGGGTCATCAATGATAACGCGCCGGTTCGGGGTTATTTCCATTGGACACTGGTGGATAACTTTGAGTGGGAGCGCGGCTGGACCCAACATTTTGGTCTTTGGGGGCTGGATGAAGCAACTCAAAAGCGGATTCGCCGTCCCAGTGTGGACCTTTTTGCGGAAATTTGCCGGCTGAACGGGATTTCATCTGAGATTGTGGAGAAATATGCCCCGGATGCCATGCCGCAGGTCTTTCCACCTGCCTGA
- a CDS encoding response regulator transcription factor, producing the protein MEYVESVMIVDDENAFQSAWTDALEKQGYPIAQAISADEAEKLLSEQEIGLALVNLKSNGHVRGLDMLEWIKENSPSTDVILVTSYAHLEASINALKMGAYDYLVKPVNITEVVTRVNRCMKERKEASERLQVINQIEMMLNQLRAALEPEAEDRMGHDQIIETPNIIVDRRKRMVVQNGEPISLSPTEFDMLDYLVSNGDRVVSASELIRAVQGYEMDEMDARPIVRVNVRRLRQKIEEDTANPRHILTVRSRGYRFAA; encoded by the coding sequence ATGGAGTACGTTGAATCGGTAATGATCGTTGATGATGAAAACGCTTTTCAGAGTGCCTGGACGGACGCGCTGGAGAAACAGGGCTATCCGATTGCTCAGGCGATATCCGCGGATGAGGCAGAAAAACTACTTTCGGAGCAGGAAATTGGCCTCGCTCTGGTGAACCTGAAATCCAATGGACATGTTCGGGGGCTGGACATGTTGGAATGGATCAAGGAAAATTCACCATCAACCGACGTGATCCTTGTGACGTCCTACGCTCATCTTGAAGCTTCAATTAACGCGCTGAAAATGGGCGCTTATGATTATTTGGTAAAACCTGTCAATATCACCGAAGTGGTGACTCGCGTTAACCGCTGCATGAAAGAACGTAAGGAAGCTTCGGAGCGGCTGCAGGTGATCAACCAGATTGAAATGATGCTCAATCAGCTGCGTGCGGCATTGGAACCCGAAGCCGAAGATCGAATGGGGCATGACCAGATCATAGAGACCCCCAATATCATCGTGGATCGGCGCAAGCGGATGGTGGTGCAGAATGGTGAGCCGATCTCGCTGAGTCCTACAGAATTTGACATGCTGGATTATCTCGTCTCCAACGGTGACCGGGTGGTCAGCGCTTCGGAGTTGATCCGAGCTGTGCAGGGTTATGAGATGGACGAGATGGACGCCCGCCCAATTGTCCGGGTGAACGTCCGTCGTCTACGGCAGAAGATTGAGGAAGATACTGCTAACCCGCGACACATCCTGACTGTGCGCTCGCGCGGTTATCGTTTTGCTGCCTGA